Within Phoenix dactylifera cultivar Barhee BC4 unplaced genomic scaffold, palm_55x_up_171113_PBpolish2nd_filt_p 000897F, whole genome shotgun sequence, the genomic segment GTATTGATCTGCAATTCTCCAGGTGAAAGAGATCATCCCAAGTTGTCGACGTTAGAATCCTATCGAGTCTTTGCAAAGCAAGGTAAAGTTATTCAGCTATTCATGGGGGTGCCAATGCGACCCAGCTCGGTAATGAAGTTATTTGACTCCAATCGTACACATCTTTCAGTTTTTCAAGGAAAGCTTTGTTCTACATTAAATTCGAATCAGTTTGGATAAAACCCTTTCTCACCACTGCTAAATGGGAACCCAAACTGCACTTCAGGGACAAAATTTTCATACCACATAACAGCTTCATGGCGGGTGTTTTCCCAACCGGACGGTTCAGAATTGAGGCAGCCTTCGTTCCACCAACCGCGAATGGGCAGGAGAGGATGATAtgattgcttttctttttccccccaATCTTTGATAATGTTAAGACAAGCTGAACAGAGTGGCATGCCAAATTTCCCTCAGATTATCCAACTTCCCCTTCATTcattattcaaaaaataatgGAGACACACAAGAGAGTTGAAGTACAACAGACTCATGGACGCCAAAAGGCCTAAGATTTGGCATCAATAGAAAATGgcaaataacaataataataaagttgaTCTAACTCAGAAAATGAGAAAAATGACATGATGGTAATGATTTGGCAACAGATCAAAAGCTAAAATTTGTGAGGTGATCAATAGACATTTCTGAAAGGATCCAGGAGGAACTCAGGATTAGTACCATCTGCTTGTCGGATGAATGAgaccatttatttttctttcacttcCATCCCCACGAGTACATCCAGCGAACGGATATGGGGGCTGTAGGCCACATGAGAGAGTTCACGGCTAAATAAATTACATCAGTTGAACACTCGAAGGAGGAAACTGAACCTTCATATGgctgtaaaaccaacatagcaATTGAACGATCTTCCTTTGAGTGAAATTATAACCCTGGAAAAGCAGCAAAGCAATTCCATCTTTGGTATCTCATTGCTTCTACAACAACCAGATGGAGTTTAGCAATGAATACCCTTCAAAGGTATGGTTTCAGTCAGCATCACTAATGGCGTAGCCTCTGTTTTTTTCCCATTAGCTTTCTtcgcctctcttcttcctcttcctgctCAATGAGGCGAAGttgctcttcatcctcccttctcgCAATCTGGGAACTGTAGCACAGGCATTCATTAAaatcattgttaagagtataaTGCGAAAGTTTCTGTTCAAATGCTCTAAAGCAGCCCCAAACCAAGGGGAGGCATCGCCAGGATGCAAACTGCTTTTCTTGTTAGGTCAATCTTACAACACATATTGCTTCAACATGCAAATGGAAAAACAGCATCAAGACAGACATCTCAAATGGCTGACATAGAATTCATTCTGCTAATTAATTCAGTTCAAGAAGTTTAAGAGATTTTAAGAAAAGTGCCTGCAGCCAGCGTAATGTAAGAAAAATTCCATACCTTCTCAGCTCTTCCTTCTGGATAACATCAAAACCAACCTCCATGTCACTGACATCCTCATCTTGCCCTGCATATTTACTAGGATCATACCTGCATACATAACACAAACACAGCATTATACCAAAACCATATTCAACTTCTAACATGGAATCTCAACTCAAAATTTAACCCTGCAACAAATGAGTTGCCATTCACCCATGAAGAGTGACAAACCAAATTGTTACAAGAGGTTCCAAACATATACAGTTTTTGATAATGGAGGAATTTGATTTGACTTATTTATATTACTCTTCCCAGAATTCTGACAAGCAATCTGGGAAGCCTCGGTACTTGAAATAACATGCCATGTTTGCATCATATACCAATAAATGTCTGTATCAGATACATTTCAGTATcctattttcaaaaattttaaaaaggcTCCCAATACTTTCTAAGGTACAAGGTATAGACTGTTATTTTGATAATCCACTATGTGCTATATATGCCTTCTAAACATACATAAAAGAAGGTGTTTTTATCCTTCTATCCTAGATGTATTGTCCCCAAAATTTCCGGATCAGCCATACATATTGTGTTGCATCTGTATCCCATGTCAAATCCTTGCTTCATAGCAAGCATGGCAGGGTAATCTATAACAGTACATCTCAATATTGAATTTTCAAAACCAGTTTTGTGTCAATTAGTGCAAAACTCGGCATCCCTCTCACCAATCTGCTAAAATTATTGATATCCTGTAAATGGTTACCTCAAAAACATTTCACAATTTTAAATGGTAAGAAGCTAAAAGAAGTTCGATGAATTACAGGAACAAAAACAAACCTAAACATTTTTCTGATAAGTCCACGAACATCATCAACAtcatcttcctcttcatccaaGTGTCTTCTCACAGGCCTTTTCTTTGAACGGTCGTCATGGATGTCACGTGATGGGATTTGCTTAGAAGGCTATATCAAAACTCAATATAAGAAATGTGACAACAGCATATCAGAAAACAAGAATTATAAATGTATGACCATGCtatacagaaaaatcaaaagtgCAATGCCAAACAATCACCATTTATTAGTAATGCATATACATTTTTATATTTCTACTTATGCACTCTTCTTTTAGCAATTAGATATATGTATACACATGCGTGCACAGAGATGGAAGGAAACCTGAGCTTTTGAGGAAGGCAATGGCTGTTTTGGTGTTGTTTTTACTCTATGTGGTACTTGGGTTACTCTTTTCTGATCAGGGTGATAATGTTGGGCAGAAGAATGTGGCTTTGCAGAtgaagggttcttctttaaacCAGGATCACTTATGGCCTTCCCAGCAGGCTTATTCATACTGGTAATCTGAGCAGGAACCTTGGAGGGTAAAGCTTTATTTCCTGTAGTCTGGACAGGCCCATTTCCAGCACCACCACCAAGCATTTTTCTAGGTTCAACTGAAGCTGACTTGGATCTGTTTACAGGAGCTTCTTTCACAGAACTTACTTTGGTTTGCATAGGCCGAATGGCAGAAGTCGGCTTCTTCAATTCATGACCATTCAAAGTTGGCTTTACAGGTTTGCTTGTAGGTATCCTGCTCTTCAATGGTGTTTGGGCTGACCTACCATCTTCCACATAAGCAGAAACGTATTTAAGTATCCTCTATGAAAAGACCAAAATGCCCAATAGTTTACATTCAATTTCTAGATCTTTATTTATTACAAGAAAAACATACCAGCCTTTGGAGCAGAAACATTTCTGGTTAAAGGCTGCTCTTTTTCAGAGGGAAGATCAGCATCATCTGACAATAAAAAGGAATAATCTCGCATGTCTTTAAGTGCCTGTGCCTTCTTTTTTACCTGCAAAATTATAGACATCTTATGCATCCCAAATCAATGACATTGAAAACAATCTGCAATGGGGTAAAATCCTCCCTACCTCATTAACAACTCTTGCTTTCTGATGGTGGACATGGGTCCTTACTTCGGAAGATGTGGGATCTCTTTTGTTCTGCATAAACAAGTAAAATGTTGTTTACTTACCCAGTTGAAATGAAagataataaaaatatgaaacctACGGCCCAGAAAACATACACCAGAACTCGAAACCTTAGCCACAATATGCTTATTCTCCCGAATTAAACGGCTTTCTTCAATGACTCGTGGAGCAATAATGGGTTGTGAAGGGCCAAAAAAGGAGCCAAATCTGCAAGAAAGTTATGTGTCAgataaaataggaaaaaaatgcatcatcaaaccatccttagatatttaaataTCACCAGATCCAGAAAAGACGAAAATCAAGCAAATTTGACACCATCAAGCATTCACAAAATGTTTTCCCCAACAATGTAATCCGCAAGTTTAATTAACAGCTACAATACACATAGTAATTGCTCTCTTTTGGAATCAATTTACTGATCATGCAATTTTTCAGTGCCCAAAAGAAAGGCTGATGAATAGACCATTTTGTATATAAAAATCCAAATACTCACAAGTAGCAGTTTAATGTCAACTGCACGCTTTGGCATAAGGAAATAAATGCCAATACACCCTTTTGTGGGACTTGAGCATAGGATAAGAATAATTCCAGTGTGTACCACCACCTTCAtctaaaggaaaaaaatttcCTGATTCCTACCTGTCTCTCTATGCTGTCACACTCACAAACTGATGGTAAAAGGGGTGCCATGCACGCTAACCCCAATTGCTTCCACCTAACCACAACCTATGGCATATACTATCCAGCTGGATAAAAAGAGATATGACTTGGAAAAACAGCTACATTTGaccaaaaattcaaaatcaatttaacaaaaacCTCTTCTCGATACTTGATCCATATAAGACTACCAGGCATTTAAACACCTGGAATAATGAAGATAAATTTATATGATGGAAATTCAATTTTTGAACACTATCATCACAGGCGCTCGCATAGGCACTTGAATGTTTTCTTGACTTGACATGCTGGAAACTCCAGAGCAAATGAGCAAGTGTATTTACAGTTAGCACAGATGCAACATGTTCTAATCCGTATTAACTTAGCTTTTGATCATCAAGCCCATAATACAGTGCAACCACTAGATGCATTGCTTTTATGATTTCCCCAACTATTTCTCCTTGTAAGTCTTTACCTACAAGCCAGGTTAAAGCCCTTTATTTTGTTAATATAATAGAATTAAATCCAAAAAAATTTCTTATAATGAGATTTAAGGGAGACAGCTAGTTATTTTTGTCCCTCGAGCCATATGGAACTTCAAGCAAATAGTTCCCAGGTGCAAAAATGTTTTAGGGCATGGCATACACGCTTGATTCCCTAATGGCATTTTCCATCCTATTTAAGggggcataaaaaaaaaaaaaaagcattgcaTTGTACAAACCATCTATATATCTGTCTACTCTCACACTCCCATGCCCCAACCCTCAGCCGACCCACTCTTCCATCAAGAGCAGTGTATTTTAGTGGGGAATATGTTGATGACCCCCTccccccccaacacacacacaaaaaaaaaaaaaaactgggtttttcccttgattttattgaattatCTTAGTCACCCTTCTCCACCTGTTTGTACATAACCAGGTCTAATCAGTCCCATATCATATTAAGAGTCATGAGATTTAAGAAGGGTCATATCTAACTTCAATCAATATCCTATTATGATATCTGAGGCTTAAACGAAAATACAATAAATCAATCTTCTCTTCACATAAACAAGGCAATCAAGATGTGCTTGGCTCAACTGTCCTCCACATGGATTTCAAGATCATGTAATAGAAGGAAGTAAGTTTGAGTTGTTCGGACAAATAGGTACACTATCACTGGCCATGAGAGGTTGTTAGACCCTACAGACACATACCTAAAATTTCACATCCCAACTGTAAATTAGAAACACAATTATAACTGACAACTAAGgtatcctcaaaaaaaaaaaccaactaAGGGCTTGTTTGGTAATGTTTTATTTCTTATTCTACCTTTGAAAacccaaagaagaaaaataacatAACAGAAAAATAATCCTGATGCCAGCCCTTATCATTTTGTCACTGTTTGCAAGACCTCTAAAATGTTTTGGTACTAAAACTTTTTTACTTCTGAAAAcgagaaaaacaaaaacaagtaGCAGCAATGGTGATGcgcttctcctccctctctccatTTGACATGAAGTAGCACCTTCCATGAGGTATTTTCTAAACTTAAAAAAATAGCAACATCACCAAACAGACCCTTGGTTACatacaaggttcgccgtcttgcTACAGAACCTCGTACCTGTACAATCCTATTACAGTGTTGGTATTGTCTGATACGTAGGCCGGTTCGGCATACCGAATATCGGAACACCTCCCATATCGCATACCAGTTCGGCATCGGTATGGTATGACACGGTCAGCACGCACTGATACTGACTGATACGGCAAACCTTGGTCGCATACCTTTGTAAATGTTTCATGTAATCCTTCAACTgtccttttatttattattttttagaggGTAAAACTTGTCTAAGTTACCTAGGAGGTGTTCGACGTATGGGAATTGACATGGAGAAATGATTGGTTGTCATGCACTTTCTTTcgtgaagaacaaaaaaattagatatttacttttttttaacaaTCAAATACTGTTAAAGAAGAAGTTATCTTAGAGGAAATTGGAATATTTCAGAAGCATGCATCTTTAAACCTAACAAAAGATCTTAACAAAGTTTTCCATCAAACTGAAAGAGATCGTATCATCACATGTTTGTTGCACCTTAAAAAGAGATGTGGATAGGGGATGATCTCAATTTTGATGGTCATATCCAAACatcaaataagttatcttaCAAAATAGCAATAAATCTTTAATAAAATTCCAAATGAGAAAAGGAAACCATCTTCCATTGTCCAAATAAGGTTTTAACATTTTCTTGAGAACCTACTGCTTAGTCAAAAGAAAGAGCAATCATTAgaagttccttttcttttctttaaatttaATCAACAACAAAGTGCGGAAGGTTTACAAAGATACTTACATAACTTCCATTTTCCCAAAAATGGGAAGAGTAAAAATACAAAAAGGAACTCCAAGTGACATATCTAAAATTCTTTCTATTCAATTTAAGACAGTCATAAGTCATAACTAAAGCCATTGATAGAAAATCCGCATCTTTAAGGTAAGACAAATCCAAGGTACCATCATACTAGCTCAAGAGATCACTCACTCCTTACACAAAGCTAATCTTGAAAAACCTTCTCTTACCCATATAGCTTTACTGAGGTTTATGAATGGAGAATTCTAATTTCAAAAATCATGATTTTATCCTTCTCCTAAGTTTAAACTTTTCGAATTTTGAAAATTGGGACTTTTAGGAgttgtttgaatttttttaaagagaAGGTTTAAGGGTGTCACAGTGCACGAGGCTCCCACCATTGTAGAATTTGGAAAGGGTCAAATTTATGCAGCTTTACCCCCCAACATGCAAGAGGATGTTTCTATGTTTCAAACCAGTGACACCTTTGTCACCATGGAGCAAACTTTCCATTGCATCAAGGCCTCTCCTAAAAAAGGATGGCCTAGTGCATAAGGTTCATGCCATTGCAGGGTTTGGAAGGGTCAAATGTGCGCAGCTTTACCCCTACATGCTGAGAGGTTGCTTCCATCTTTTGAActtgcgacctacatgttataATGGAACAACCCCTCTAAAAAGAAGgttgaaaaatgaaaaagaagacACGAATTTGCTGTCCAGTCAGCAGCCTGATTACATTCCGAGTTGGACGACGGGCTATTTCACCGACCGTCACTTCTCCTTTCTATCTGCCGAAGTGATCAGTCGGATAGCGAGTACCATTGGGAAGCCGTTATATATTTATCAACCTACGACAAGTAAATCAAGGCAGATCTTCAGGTTCTGAGTGAGCTGGGCAGTCATTCTCCTACTCCTTTCTATGTCTCCTCCTCTTATGGTTAATATGGAGAGAGAAACATGAATTTGAAAAATtcaagtcaaaatcaaaaattttcagctTCATCATTTTAGGGCTTTTATTCAATTTCGTTACACAATGAAATACCCAGTACAACAAAATCATATTTTGTAACTTCAGATGAGCAtgtaaaattatgttatatcaTGAGTACACCCAAGATTCAAACCCAAAACCTTCTCCAAATGAATGAGGGGTGTGATCATTCAAGCCTTGCACAATTCACAAATCGCTAATGACAAAATAACCTAGAATGACGCGACAACCAGATTTGCTATAATGATAAGTCATCCATGCTATGGTTGATCTTACAAGAAGCATTTTCGATATCCATGATAAATAAGAAATACTCAGATTCACAATGACAACATTGTCGTTCAGGTATATATTTCCTATAGTAACTAAATTAATCAACAAACTAAATACAATAGAACTACAAGAAAAAACATAACTTTTCAATCAGGTCAGCTAAAAAACTAGTCACTGACTTAAGAACCATTAGTTCATAGGTGGAGAAGATTACATAGCTcgacataaaattaaaatcttttttgTGATTTGTAAAGTGAGCTTTTGAGTGCATCCCTCATAGTTGCATCATGGAACATGGTGTCTCTGAGTAGAGGACCTAAAGAGTCCCTCCAAGTCTGAGCACCTTTAAATAGAAGATTTATTAGACAGATTGTCTATTAAAAAACCTAAGGATATAAAGCATTTACTGAGTACGGAGGACATAAGCATAATACAGGGGAGCAATCAAGCAAAACATGCTGCTAATGTCCTGCAGAGTACCCAGCAGAAGAGATGTGACAGACACTACATAGAAACTATCGAACTTGTATAATAGGTTATTAGAGTCGACACTAGTCAAGTCATAGGATAATGGGTTTTGAAGAAAGACCTGCAAAGGAGGCGGAGGTAATGCAGCTAAAGATTAACATGAACGAATCACTTACTAATCACGACAAGCCTGTCAAAGCTAGCTCTGTTAATCAAAAGGCATATGCCTGGTCAGTCTTACAAATTCcagcatcaaaataaatatgaactatgttGCTCTTTTAGGCTGGATATGGAAGGTTTATAAGCTAAGTTTAACTAAACCAAAAATCCAAGCAAAAGCAGAACCCATTAATTGTTTGATGAGCTAAAGAAGACTTCTAATAGAGATCAAGCAACCAGTACAGAAATCTAAAACTCTATCTTAACGAGTTTCTCAAGAGAAGGTGGTGTTCAAAATTAGAGTGTTCGCTAGGATGATGACTAACGGTTTCAACCAAGAGGGAGCGTAAGAATACAGACATCCCTATGGATATGTAGCTGATGTTTCATGATCCTTGCCATCAAACTAAGCATTTGTTCTTGACACTTtccaaacaaaaaaaggaaaaaggatttCTGTTTTTAATGGTGAAAAAGCCAATAAACTCTTTGTGAGGCTAAGCTCAAAGGACTCATGAACATGGGTATGCACATCGCTCACTTGTCATTTGATGTTGTCCTCTTCTTGTCTTGGGATTGAGATGAATGACCAAGAGCACTAGCACTTTGTTTCTTCAACTTTTGCCTGATCCTATCTTTTAGCTTCTCCCTCAATTTGAGAAATTCTTGTTCCTCCCTGGTGGGTTTTGGTGGTtctcgttcctcttcttcctctggcTCAGAAGGTTCCTCCTCATATTCACCATATTCTTCCTCTTCGTAATCTTCCTCTTGCTGATGCAAACCCTGCACGATAGTGAAAGAGGTGAATTAATGCACATATTAATtgtcaaaaagaaaagcattacCGTAAATGTCATAACACAAGCAGCAATGCAAAGGAAGCAAGGAGGTCACCAAAATcaattaccccccaccccccaacaaaaaaaaaaaaaaaaaaaatccaatataATTAGCTTGCATGTAGCCAATTACAATTAGAATGAATAGACAGATATAAGATGGTCTTCCCATCATTTTTTCTCATTTCAGATATGATCACCGGATTAGTTTTCCTCATGGTTGGAAGGATCATAGGCATCCACAAAAATCAATCAATCAGTGCATCACTCTGACTCGAAAGCATCACATTTCATCGCCAGATGATCAAATTCCTCGAGCAATGATATGATATTTTACGTTTGCTGAGGGAAGATCCATATTCTCAGCGTGACAACTCCGATTTAATCATAGTTTAGTTCGATTTTTTTGTATTCAATTATGATCAAGATTCGATTTTTATGGTTCTCTTTTTCTTGCCCTCAATTTTTGCCAGTTTGATTTGATCCTTCCGTTTGTTGCCAGTAAATTTGGGGCTTTTCGATAAGGATTAAGGTTTGGGGGCAAAAGATTTCCTTTTACCCTTCCCTTCTCAAGGAACAAGctaataatttcaaaagcacaactAAATCTAaatttagaatttttctttgatttcgCGGAAGGGAAAGGAAATCTATCAGGACAAATAAGGGAATTTTACGAAGGTTCAGAAAAAACCAAAGCCCACAGCGGTGGTGAATTAGTACCTCGGAGGTGCCGGCGTAGGGGAACCTGTTCTTCAGTTCGTGGATTCTACGCCTCTCCGCCTCCCGCTGCAGCCGGATCCTCGCCGCCGCGTCCTGGGAGGTGCCGCCGTAACCATCCCTCATCGCCGACGTCTctcctctcccccctctctcctcGGCTCTCtatctctttcctccctttcagAGGCTTGACGGATAGCTTAGTCCGACACGACGGCCATCTCGCAGAGCCTTCCTCCGCGAGGAACGAAATTGCTTGTAATAAAAGATAGGCTTTTTTGGCATGTTTGTCCCTAACATTTTCTTAAATAcgcttactttttttttaatattttaaatttacatACTAATTTTTAACTTGTATAATTTTTTGTATAAAAATTAGCAGTCCTTCAAATTGAAATCTAGTTAatcatttttataaatatatatatatatatattatatatatatatatatatatatatatatatatataaatgaaaCGTCGCTCACTAATTCATCCAGTAAATAAAAATGAtagcttaaaaataaaatagtaaagCAAGATAGAGGAGGAAGATTACACCTAGAATCTCTCTTTGTTTGTTTTTAATTACATGAAGCTAAAACTATGGATATtgagaaaagaaagtaaaataACTAGAGCCTATGCTTTTTCTTGTTCATAGACTTCAAAGTTAAGTCTTAATATTCCTTTCAACCGGATGTTCCAAGATAATGGTAGGGAAGAGTGCTAGGCGGCAGCGCCGTAACCATCCCTCATCGCCAACGTCTCTCCTCTCCCCTCTCTGTCCTCggctttttatttctttcctttctttcagaGGCTTGACAGATGGTTTAGCCTGATACGACAGCCATCTCGCAGAGCCTTCATCTACGAGGAACGAAACTGCCTGTaataaaaaagatatttttttttgcatgttagTCCTAACATTTTCTTAAATatgcttatttattttttaatattttaaatttacatATTAATTTTTAACTTGTATATTTCTTGTATAAAAATTAGCGGTCTTTTAAATTGAAATCTAGTTaatcatttttataaaaaacatATAGAAGGAAAAATCGCTCACTAATTCATCGATAGCTTGAAAATAAAATAGTAAAGCAAGATGGCCATGAATAGAAGGGGGAGGAGGAAGATTGCACTTAGGATTTCTCTttgtttgttttaaatttacatGAAGCTAAAACAATCGAAGAAAGAAAGTAAAACAATCAGAACCTAAATATGCTTTCTCCTGGTCATAGTCCTCAAAGTTAAGTCTTAGTATTCCTTCTAACTGGATGGTCCAAGATAATGTAGGGATATGGTATTCCCATACTAGCGGTATCCCATTTTGGATGCTAAGCAATCTTCGCTTGGATCATAAACTTTTTAACAAGCATCTAGTTGTTTACAATCCAGCGGAGCCTTTCCCATCATCTTACAATGGGAAGCTTGTCAGTCAAATTGACTCTGAAAATTTTTAGTTCTAGATTCCTTGAACACAAACCAAATATTACATCTTAACCTATCTTAATAGAACAACTATCAATAATGATCTGAACGTAAACCGTAGAACTCTAATCAAGGatagaggaaagaagaaggggcTGGAGGAGGCAACTGAAATTAGAGGGAGTGAAAATAAGACCACAAGCCAAAGCTCTAATTTGAGCAATGATCAAGGACTTAAGTAATGCAGTTTTAGAGAAGGATTGAGGGactgataaaataaataaagaaaattttaaaaaatcatattaaaaaaactCATAGAAAGTCTTGGAGACCGaaattgtcacgccccggatccggatccgtgacacggcccgtgctattgccgactactacccgcaatagcacgcagcctcatacctgggtaatagggtagtcaaaccaaccgaatcttttcatatgaaagcattcttagtacaacatgctggtcagtacccaaatacagagctctacatagtttatgtacacaaaagtatacttgctttaccccagaagccctgataccaaattaacgtgtctctggcagctatcagtggtgaggatctgaaagaaaaagtaaatgaacggacatgagctacacggctcagtaagtaatcatacataatcttaccggatcgaacataacggtaaccatgtttatgcagggtttgagaagctgacatgcatatttatctaatcatcttcatggcataatatgtatgcaatttaaaggagatatcggttatagcaaaatacaacatttcataacGATATATACAAAAACCCGTTGTAAAACCATGTATGCTTTGGTCAGGCACGTTCcataaatgtcacggcccgcctgcgcagggcacgtgactatcgggcccacatgaggAGGAAACACGGAGCTTCCCcgccagatgttggccggttccggggcttcacgcaagcgtccttcacccctcaccgattttgcttctccccaaaaacacatctgcagaatttggaagcacccgcctcatatacccaatCTCTGAAACAaagcctcatgatcatgcttcaaatatcattttcataaagtatgcaatttaaacaaagcagtattgcAAATCACAAAGTTTTCATAAAACATGCACAtggaaccgtgcccccggcataccgtggtcatgctcttaaatgctactgcgaagtcattccttggccactggcgggaccggctcagttattaggcggccactggcggggctggctcagtcattctcggccactggcaaggccggctcagttacattgggtcagtagctcttaagagttcaTAAATAATGCTCAGTATAGGTAGTACCCTCATAGATGCTATGGC encodes:
- the LOC103697151 gene encoding histone H3.v1-like, whose product is MRDGYGGTSQDAAARIRLQREAERRRIHELKNRFPYAGTSEGLHQQEEDYEEEEYGEYEEEPSEPEEEEEREPPKPTREEQEFLKLREKLKDRIRQKLKKQSASALGHSSQSQDKKRTTSNDKFGSFFGPSQPIIAPRVIEESRLIRENKHIVAKVSSSGNKRDPTSSEVRTHVHHQKARVVNEVKKKAQALKDMRDYSFLLSDDADLPSEKEQPLTRNVSAPKADGRSAQTPLKSRIPTSKPVKPTLNGHELKKPTSAIRPMQTKVSSVKEAPVNRSKSASVEPRKMLGGGAGNGPVQTTGNKALPSKVPAQITSMNKPAGKAISDPGLKKNPSSAKPHSSAQHYHPDQKRVTQVPHRVKTTPKQPLPSSKAQPSKQIPSRDIHDDRSKKRPVRRHLDEEEDDVDDVRGLIRKMFRYDPSKYAGQDEDVSDMEVGFDVIQKEELRSSQIARREDEEQLRLIEQEEEEERRRKLMGKKQRLRH